A single region of the Hyphomicrobiales bacterium genome encodes:
- the usg gene encoding Protein usg, with protein MPARHFSMRDFELQLAGYGLTTATILYRMPDHQHLLQTFIWQHYDLAPHFPELRHFLDFWRSKLDGPLHSVTVAHAQLLKPAEIRTIDGEFTFH; from the coding sequence ATGCCTGCACGACATTTCTCTATGAGGGACTTCGAGCTTCAGTTGGCCGGATACGGCCTGACAACGGCCACCATCCTTTACCGCATGCCGGATCATCAGCACCTGCTGCAGACCTTCATCTGGCAGCACTATGATCTCGCTCCCCATTTCCCCGAGCTCCGACATTTCCTTGATTTCTGGCGAAGCAAGCTGGACGGGCCGCTGCATTCCGTCACAGTGGCGCATGCCCAGCTCTTGAAGCCGGCGGAGATCCGCACGATTGACGGCGAGTTCACGTTTCACTGA
- a CDS encoding putative Protein ExoD (Evidence 3 : Putative function from multiple computational evidences), translated as MPTLFGRQMRLGQTLHVGYEVSRVRIGGPFSVSSSTSTSAILLELAARPHERLTIGELLDALRQQAFAALILVLGLPNCLPMPPPIPLLFGFLLLFVAIQMVVGRSRPWLPKRVLSRSMARADFARAVGRALPTMRKLEHWSRPRLTFFGTPIGIRFVGAVVLVISLALLVAAPIIGQIPLGLAACLVGLGLVERDGLLVIGGTAVGAIGLSLSLGFVVAIISGVTALI; from the coding sequence ATGCCGACGCTCTTTGGGAGGCAGATGCGACTTGGCCAAACGCTCCACGTAGGCTACGAAGTCTCCCGCGTTCGCATTGGTGGCCCCTTCTCAGTGTCTTCATCGACCAGCACATCAGCCATATTGCTTGAACTGGCGGCACGCCCCCACGAACGCCTCACTATAGGCGAGTTGCTGGATGCCCTGCGCCAGCAGGCCTTTGCTGCGCTGATCCTCGTGCTCGGTCTGCCCAACTGCCTGCCGATGCCCCCGCCGATCCCGCTTCTCTTCGGCTTTCTCCTGCTGTTCGTGGCGATCCAGATGGTGGTTGGCCGAAGCAGGCCCTGGCTGCCCAAGCGGGTGCTCAGCCGCTCCATGGCGCGCGCCGATTTCGCACGCGCCGTAGGGCGCGCCCTGCCGACAATGCGCAAGCTGGAGCATTGGTCGCGGCCGAGACTCACCTTCTTTGGCACGCCCATCGGCATTCGCTTTGTCGGCGCCGTCGTGCTCGTCATCTCGCTGGCGCTTCTCGTCGCGGCGCCCATCATAGGCCAGATCCCGCTCGGGCTGGCGGCCTGCCTGGTCGGGCTCGGTCTCGTGGAACGCGACGGTCTCCTGGTGATCGGCGGCACCGCGGTCGGTGCTATCGGCCTCAGCCTCAGCCTCGGCTTCGTCGTCGCTATCATAAGCGGTGTTACGGCGCTGATTTAG